The following proteins come from a genomic window of Pseudomonas syringae:
- the cysW gene encoding sulfate ABC transporter permease subunit CysW has translation MSYSSVSAAASANAARRGSAVSRRILIGLCWLVFVLFLGLPLFIVVSQGLKNGLGAFFTAILEPDALSALKLTVIAVLISVPLNLVFGVSAAWCVSKYSFRGKSILVTLIDLPFSVSPVIAGLVYVLMFGAQGLFGPWLQDHDIQIVFALPGIVLATIFVTVPFVARELIPLMQEQGTQEEEAARLLGANGWQMFWHVTVPNIKWGLIYGVVLCTARAMGEFGAVSVVSGHIRGVTNTLPLHVEILYNEYNHVAAFAVASLLLILALFILLLKQWSESRINRLRHNAAEE, from the coding sequence ATGTCTTATTCATCTGTTTCAGCCGCCGCCTCAGCCAACGCCGCCCGCCGTGGCAGCGCGGTGTCGCGACGTATCCTGATCGGCCTGTGCTGGCTGGTGTTCGTGCTGTTTCTGGGCTTGCCGCTGTTCATCGTGGTGTCCCAGGGGCTGAAGAACGGCCTGGGTGCATTCTTCACTGCGATCCTGGAGCCGGACGCCTTGTCGGCCCTCAAGCTGACGGTCATTGCCGTCTTGATTTCGGTGCCGCTCAACCTGGTGTTCGGCGTCAGCGCGGCGTGGTGCGTGAGCAAATACTCGTTTCGTGGCAAGAGCATCCTGGTCACGCTGATCGACCTGCCGTTTTCGGTATCGCCGGTTATCGCCGGTCTGGTCTACGTGCTGATGTTTGGCGCGCAGGGCCTGTTCGGTCCGTGGTTGCAGGATCACGACATCCAGATCGTGTTTGCCCTGCCGGGCATCGTGCTGGCGACCATATTCGTCACCGTGCCGTTCGTGGCGCGTGAACTGATCCCGCTGATGCAGGAGCAGGGCACCCAGGAAGAGGAGGCCGCACGCCTGCTCGGCGCCAATGGCTGGCAGATGTTCTGGCACGTCACGGTGCCGAACATCAAATGGGGCCTGATCTATGGCGTGGTGCTGTGTACCGCCCGGGCGATGGGCGAGTTTGGCGCGGTGTCGGTGGTGTCCGGGCACATTCGCGGCGTTACCAACACCCTGCCGCTGCATGTCGAAATTCTCTACAACGAGTACAACCACGTCGCAGCCTTTGCCGTGGCGAGCCTGTTGCTGATCCTGGCGCTGTTCATCCTGCTGCTCAAGCAGTGGAGCGAATCGCGCATTAACCGTCTGCGCCATAACGCGGCGGAGGAATAA
- the cysT gene encoding sulfate ABC transporter permease subunit CysT, whose translation MSRRISPVIPGFGLTLGYTLVYLSLIVLIPLAAMFVHAAQLTWDQFWTIITAPRVIAALKLSFGTAFYAALINGVIGTLLAWVLVRYTFPGRKIIDAMIDLPFALPTAVAGIALTALYAPNGWVGQFAADLGFKIAYTPLGITLALTFVTLPFVVRTVQPVLADIPREVEEAAACLGARPLQVFRHILVPALLPAWLTGFALAFARGVGEYGSVIFIAGNMPMKTEILPLLIMVKLDQYDYTGATAIGVMMLVVSFILLLLINLLQRRIETPS comes from the coding sequence ATGTCGCGTCGTATCTCCCCCGTCATACCCGGCTTCGGGCTGACGCTGGGCTACACCTTGGTGTACCTCAGTCTGATTGTGCTAATACCGCTGGCCGCCATGTTCGTGCATGCCGCGCAGCTCACCTGGGATCAGTTCTGGACCATCATCACGGCGCCTCGCGTGATCGCGGCGCTCAAGCTGAGTTTCGGCACCGCGTTCTACGCGGCCTTGATCAATGGTGTGATCGGCACGCTGCTGGCCTGGGTGCTGGTGCGTTACACCTTCCCCGGCCGCAAGATCATCGACGCCATGATCGATCTGCCGTTTGCCCTGCCGACCGCTGTGGCCGGTATCGCCCTGACAGCGCTGTACGCGCCCAATGGCTGGGTCGGGCAGTTCGCTGCAGACCTGGGCTTCAAGATCGCCTACACCCCGTTGGGCATCACCCTGGCGCTGACCTTCGTCACGCTGCCGTTCGTGGTGCGCACCGTGCAGCCGGTGCTGGCCGACATTCCCCGCGAAGTCGAGGAGGCCGCCGCCTGCCTGGGCGCGCGTCCGTTGCAGGTGTTTCGCCACATCCTCGTGCCGGCGTTGTTGCCCGCCTGGCTGACCGGTTTTGCCCTGGCGTTTGCCCGAGGCGTGGGCGAGTACGGTTCGGTGATTTTCATTGCTGGCAACATGCCGATGAAAACCGAGATCCTGCCGTTGCTGATCATGGTCAAGCTTGACCAGTACGACTACACCGGCGCAACGGCCATCGGCGTGATGATGCTGGTGGTGTCCTTCATTCTGTTGCTGCTGATCAATCTGTTGCAGCGGCGCATCGAAACCCCATCCTGA
- a CDS encoding sulfate ABC transporter substrate-binding protein: MSIRRFALAAIASAVFAGSAVAKDYELLNVSYDPTRELYQDYNAEFVNYWKKAHPDDKIEIKQSHGGSGKQARGVIDGLRADVVTLALAGDIDEIAKLGKTLPENWQTRLPDASTPYTSTIVFLVRKGNPKGIKDWGDLTKEGVSVITPNPKTSGGARWNFLAAWAYGLKAGGGDEAKAKEYVQTLFKHVPILDTGARGSTITFVNNGQGDVLLAWENEAFLALKEDGGKDKFDIIVPSLSILAEPPVAVVDKNAEKKGNTEIATEYLKHLYSKEGQEIAAKNFYRPRDKEIAAKYEKQFPKLDLVTIDKDFGGWKTAQPKFFNDGGVFDQIYQAQ; encoded by the coding sequence ATGTCCATTCGCCGCTTTGCACTGGCCGCCATCGCCAGTGCCGTTTTCGCAGGTTCGGCTGTTGCCAAGGATTACGAACTGCTCAACGTGTCTTACGATCCGACACGCGAGCTGTATCAGGATTACAACGCAGAATTCGTCAATTACTGGAAGAAAGCCCATCCGGACGACAAGATCGAGATCAAGCAGTCTCACGGTGGTTCGGGCAAGCAGGCGCGGGGCGTGATCGACGGTCTGCGCGCCGACGTGGTGACCCTGGCACTGGCCGGTGACATCGACGAAATCGCCAAACTCGGCAAAACGCTGCCCGAAAACTGGCAGACCCGCCTGCCTGACGCGAGCACGCCTTACACCTCGACCATCGTGTTTCTGGTGCGCAAGGGCAACCCGAAAGGCATCAAGGACTGGGGCGATCTCACCAAGGAAGGCGTTTCGGTGATCACCCCCAACCCGAAAACCTCGGGCGGTGCGCGCTGGAACTTCCTGGCCGCCTGGGCCTACGGCCTGAAGGCGGGCGGCGGTGACGAAGCCAAAGCCAAGGAATACGTGCAGACGCTGTTCAAGCACGTGCCGATTCTGGACACCGGTGCTCGGGGTTCGACGATCACCTTCGTCAACAACGGCCAGGGCGACGTTTTACTGGCCTGGGAAAACGAAGCGTTCCTCGCGCTGAAGGAAGATGGCGGCAAAGACAAGTTCGACATCATCGTGCCTTCGCTGTCGATTCTCGCCGAGCCGCCAGTGGCCGTGGTCGACAAGAATGCCGAGAAGAAGGGCAACACTGAAATCGCGACCGAATACCTCAAGCACCTGTACAGCAAGGAAGGTCAGGAAATCGCCGCAAAAAACTTCTATCGTCCACGTGACAAGGAAATCGCTGCCAAATACGAGAAGCAGTTTCCGAAGCTCGATCTGGTGACTATCGACAAAGACTTTGGTGGCTGGAAGACTGCGCAGCCGAAGTTTTTCAATGATGGCGGCGTGTTCGACCAGATTTACCAAGCGCAATAA
- a CDS encoding GGDEF domain-containing protein, which yields MEKQSPIASSGAPITDMPATAETLLALMHAQAEVARLSEREQLFSSLLVSVNAVLWAFDWETQHMVYVSPAYERIFGRSAGLLLADYGEWRDSIYPDDLNYAERSLSEVIEKGAIEDREYRIIRADGEVRWLSDKCFLSHRADASQRLIVVGIAEDITEKKHLEDELQRLATTDVLTQSSNRRHFFECAQREFELARLNGTPLAFLLLDIDDFKLVNDTYGHQEGDTVLQRIAESGRSALRRGDLFGRIGGEEFAAVFPGCAPEMAMQIAERLQREIQRQNFQAAGVTFSITASQGLTNLGPDDQSLETLYGRADAAMYQAKRQGKNQIVLV from the coding sequence ATGGAAAAGCAGTCCCCTATCGCCTCATCTGGCGCACCGATCACAGATATGCCCGCAACCGCAGAAACCCTGTTAGCCCTGATGCACGCTCAGGCCGAAGTTGCACGCTTGAGCGAACGCGAACAATTGTTCAGCTCTTTGCTGGTGAGTGTGAACGCTGTTCTGTGGGCGTTTGACTGGGAAACCCAGCACATGGTCTACGTCAGCCCCGCCTACGAGCGCATCTTCGGGCGGTCGGCGGGGTTGCTGCTGGCCGACTACGGCGAGTGGCGTGACAGCATCTACCCGGACGATCTCAACTACGCCGAACGCAGCCTGAGCGAAGTCATCGAGAAAGGCGCCATTGAAGATCGCGAATACCGGATCATTCGTGCCGACGGCGAAGTTCGCTGGCTGAGCGACAAATGCTTCCTGAGCCATCGCGCCGACGCCAGTCAGCGCTTGATCGTAGTGGGCATCGCCGAAGACATCACCGAGAAGAAACACCTCGAAGATGAACTGCAACGCCTGGCAACCACCGACGTATTGACCCAGAGCAGCAACCGCCGCCACTTCTTTGAATGCGCCCAGCGCGAGTTCGAACTGGCGCGCCTGAACGGCACACCGCTGGCCTTTCTGTTGCTCGATATCGATGACTTCAAACTGGTGAACGACACCTACGGCCACCAGGAAGGCGATACGGTCTTGCAGCGTATCGCCGAGAGCGGTCGTTCGGCATTGAGGCGGGGTGATCTGTTCGGGCGCATTGGCGGCGAAGAATTCGCGGCGGTGTTCCCTGGCTGCGCACCGGAAATGGCCATGCAGATTGCCGAACGCCTGCAACGCGAGATCCAGCGTCAGAACTTCCAGGCTGCTGGCGTTACGTTCAGCATTACTGCCAGCCAGGGCCTGACCAATCTTGGCCCGGACGACCAGAGCCTGGAAACCCTCTACGGCCGCGCCGACGCTGCGATGTATCAAGCCAAACGCCAGGGCAAGAACCAGATCGTACTGGTCTGA
- the dibA gene encoding phosphodiesterase DibA yields the protein MSDYSRGALRTAVLYGLLSILWFVTGDYLLPFLVDDPAQLAFGHQMIGCSWALLSAVMIFIARDRLKCIVGGEALFERQQQDYDRLLLAAVVFDSTREGVLVSDAAGRIVHVNRAFVDITGYQAEEVLGFNPSKFKSGRHGPEFYRQMYHSLLSAGQWSGEIWNRRKSGEIYPQWQTIRSIKGDDGKARHYVAVFSDITAIKRSEQELAQLAHYDALTELPNRLLLTDRISQALTSARSSKRGCALLLVDLDNFRNINDSLGHNIGDEVLKAAAERLKGLANRDMTVSRLGGDEFALLVKNCAQMVHAAALAQQVINAFKSPYVIAGHQLFVTASIGISLFPGDALTAEQLLRNADSALFKAKNDGREGFALYTEELTVHARQRVQLASELRQAIEQEELRVFYQPVHDLVTGRICAVEALVRWQHPTRGMVSPGDFIPIAEQNGLIVDIDAWVLNTACRQMQAWLAAGVAIASVAVNVSSRLFSRGDLDRQVAQVLNDTGLDPTFLELEVTESAVMEDPEQAIEQLHRLRELGLSLAIDDFGTGYSSLLRLKSMPVQKLKIDQGFVAGLPGDDDDIAIVRTVIALASSLGMRVLAEGIEHASQASFLLSNGCQLGQGYWFARPMPAQSIDWAHAPAFN from the coding sequence ATGTCCGATTATTCCCGTGGCGCGCTGCGAACCGCCGTTCTGTATGGGCTGCTGTCGATTCTGTGGTTCGTGACCGGCGATTACCTGCTGCCTTTTCTGGTCGACGATCCGGCGCAGCTGGCTTTCGGGCACCAGATGATCGGTTGCAGCTGGGCGCTGCTCAGCGCCGTCATGATCTTCATTGCACGTGACAGATTGAAGTGCATCGTCGGCGGCGAGGCGCTGTTTGAGCGGCAACAGCAAGACTATGACCGGCTGCTGCTCGCAGCGGTTGTATTCGACAGCACGCGTGAAGGTGTGCTGGTCAGTGATGCCGCAGGGCGCATCGTCCACGTCAATCGCGCGTTTGTCGACATTACCGGCTATCAGGCCGAAGAGGTTCTGGGCTTCAACCCCAGCAAGTTCAAGTCCGGTCGGCATGGCCCCGAGTTTTATCGGCAGATGTATCACTCGCTGCTGAGTGCCGGTCAGTGGAGCGGCGAGATCTGGAATCGGCGCAAAAGCGGCGAGATCTACCCGCAGTGGCAGACCATCCGCAGCATCAAGGGTGATGACGGGAAAGCCAGGCACTACGTGGCGGTGTTTTCCGACATCACGGCCATCAAGCGCTCCGAGCAGGAACTGGCGCAACTGGCGCACTATGACGCGCTGACTGAATTGCCGAACCGTTTGCTGTTGACCGACCGTATCAGCCAGGCGCTGACCTCGGCACGCTCCAGCAAGCGCGGTTGTGCGCTGTTGCTGGTGGATCTGGATAACTTCAGAAACATCAACGACAGCCTCGGCCATAACATCGGCGACGAGGTGCTCAAGGCGGCCGCCGAACGCCTCAAGGGGCTGGCCAACCGTGACATGACGGTCTCGCGTCTGGGCGGTGATGAATTCGCGCTGCTGGTCAAAAACTGTGCGCAAATGGTTCATGCTGCGGCCCTCGCGCAGCAGGTGATCAACGCGTTCAAGTCGCCTTACGTCATCGCCGGGCATCAGCTGTTTGTCACCGCCAGTATCGGCATCAGCCTGTTTCCCGGTGACGCACTGACCGCCGAACAGTTGCTGCGCAATGCCGACTCAGCGCTGTTCAAGGCTAAGAATGACGGCCGTGAAGGCTTTGCGCTGTACACCGAAGAACTGACCGTCCATGCCCGGCAAAGGGTGCAACTGGCCAGCGAACTGCGTCAGGCGATTGAGCAGGAAGAATTGCGGGTGTTCTACCAGCCGGTTCACGACCTGGTGACCGGGCGCATTTGCGCTGTCGAAGCGCTGGTGCGCTGGCAACACCCGACTCGCGGCATGGTGTCGCCGGGCGATTTTATCCCCATCGCCGAGCAGAACGGGCTGATCGTCGATATCGACGCCTGGGTGCTGAATACCGCCTGCCGGCAAATGCAGGCGTGGCTGGCGGCGGGCGTTGCGATTGCGTCCGTCGCGGTCAACGTGTCCAGCCGTCTGTTCAGCCGGGGCGATCTGGATCGGCAAGTGGCACAGGTACTGAACGATACCGGGCTTGATCCGACGTTTCTTGAGCTGGAAGTCACTGAAAGCGCGGTCATGGAGGACCCCGAGCAGGCCATCGAGCAATTGCACCGGCTGCGTGAACTGGGCCTGAGCCTGGCCATCGACGATTTTGGCACTGGCTACTCGTCACTCTTGCGGCTCAAGAGCATGCCGGTGCAGAAGCTCAAGATCGATCAAGGCTTCGTCGCCGGGCTGCCGGGTGACGATGATGACATCGCGATTGTCCGGACAGTCATCGCGCTGGCTTCCAGCCTGGGTATGCGCGTGCTGGCAGAAGGTATCGAACATGCCAGCCAGGCGTCATTTCTGCTGAGCAATGGTTGCCAGTTGGGCCAGGGCTACTGGTTCGCCCGGCCAATGCCCGCGCAGTCAATCGACTGGGCTCACGCGCCCGCGTTCAACTAG
- a CDS encoding extracellular solute-binding protein, translating into MQASKRLLAALTLTLLGGTAQAADEVVVYSSRIDELIKPVFDAYTAKTGVKIKFITDKEAPLMQRIKAEGENATADLLLTVDAGNLWQAEQMGILQPFTSPVIEANIPAQYRSSTHSWTGLSLRARTIAYSTDRVKPAELTTYEALADKNWEGRLCLRTAKKVYNQSLTATLIETHGAEASEKILKGWVNNLSTDVFSDDIAVLEAINAGQCDVGIVNTYYYGRLHKQNPDLAVKLFWPNQSDRGVHVNLSGIGLTRHAPHPEAAKALVEWMTGPEAQTIFSSVNQEFPANPKVAPSEEVASWGPFKADTLPVEVAGKRQAEAIRMMDRAGWN; encoded by the coding sequence ATGCAGGCAAGCAAGCGTCTTCTGGCTGCTCTGACACTGACTTTGCTGGGCGGCACCGCTCAGGCCGCCGACGAGGTGGTGGTGTATTCCTCCCGGATCGACGAACTGATCAAGCCGGTGTTCGATGCTTACACGGCCAAGACCGGTGTGAAGATCAAATTCATCACCGACAAGGAAGCGCCTTTGATGCAGCGCATCAAGGCCGAGGGCGAGAACGCGACTGCCGATCTGTTGCTGACGGTCGATGCCGGCAACCTTTGGCAGGCCGAGCAAATGGGCATCCTGCAGCCGTTCACCTCGCCGGTGATCGAAGCCAATATTCCTGCGCAATATCGCTCGTCCACCCACAGCTGGACCGGCCTGAGCCTGCGAGCCCGTACCATTGCCTATTCGACGGATCGGGTAAAACCGGCGGAGTTGACCACCTACGAAGCGCTGGCCGACAAGAACTGGGAAGGGCGCCTGTGCCTGCGCACCGCAAAGAAGGTTTATAACCAGTCGCTGACCGCCACACTGATCGAAACCCACGGTGCCGAAGCGTCCGAGAAGATTCTCAAGGGCTGGGTGAACAACCTGTCAACGGATGTGTTTTCCGATGACATCGCAGTGCTTGAGGCGATCAATGCCGGGCAGTGCGACGTCGGCATCGTCAATACGTACTACTACGGCCGGCTGCACAAGCAGAACCCTGACCTGGCGGTAAAACTGTTCTGGCCGAACCAGTCTGATCGCGGCGTACACGTCAACCTGTCGGGCATCGGCCTTACCAGGCATGCCCCGCACCCGGAAGCGGCGAAGGCGCTGGTCGAATGGATGACCGGCCCCGAGGCGCAGACGATCTTTTCCAGCGTCAACCAGGAGTTCCCAGCCAACCCGAAGGTGGCACCCTCCGAGGAAGTGGCAAGCTGGGGGCCGTTCAAGGCCGATACCCTGCCGGTCGAAGTGGCAGGCAAGCGCCAGGCAGAAGCCATCCGCATGATGGATCGCGCGGGCTGGAATTGA
- a CDS encoding sulfate/molybdate ABC transporter ATP-binding protein has translation MSIEVRNVSKNFNAFKALNNISLDIQSGELVALLGPSGCGKTTLLRIIAGLETPDDGSIVFHGEDVSGHDVRDRNVGFVFQHYALFRHMTVFDNVAFGLRMKPKRERPTETRIAEKVHELLNMVQLDWLADRYPEQLSGGQRQRIALARALAVEPKVLLLDEPFGALDAKVRKELRRWLARLHEDINLTSVFVTHDQEEAMEVADRIVVMNKGVIEQIGSPGEVYENPSNDFVYHFLGDSNRLSLGDEGHVLFRPHEVSLSRQEIEDHHAAEVRDIRPLGATTRVTLKVEGQSELIEAEVVKDHDSLVGLAKGETLFFKPKVWQKL, from the coding sequence ATGTCGATCGAAGTCCGTAACGTCAGCAAGAACTTCAACGCCTTCAAGGCGCTTAACAACATCAGTCTGGACATCCAGAGTGGCGAGCTGGTGGCTTTGCTGGGGCCTTCAGGCTGCGGCAAGACCACTCTGCTGCGCATTATTGCCGGTCTGGAAACCCCGGATGACGGCAGCATCGTGTTTCATGGCGAAGACGTTTCCGGCCATGACGTGCGTGATCGCAACGTCGGGTTCGTGTTCCAGCATTACGCGCTGTTCCGTCACATGACGGTGTTCGACAACGTCGCCTTTGGCCTGCGCATGAAGCCCAAGCGCGAGCGCCCGACTGAAACGCGGATCGCCGAAAAGGTCCACGAACTGCTGAACATGGTGCAACTGGACTGGCTGGCTGATCGTTATCCTGAGCAGTTGTCCGGTGGTCAGCGCCAGCGGATCGCGCTGGCCCGTGCGTTGGCGGTCGAGCCCAAAGTGTTGTTGCTGGACGAGCCGTTCGGTGCGCTGGACGCCAAGGTCCGCAAGGAGCTGCGTCGCTGGCTGGCGCGCTTGCACGAAGACATCAACCTGACGTCGGTTTTCGTGACCCACGATCAGGAAGAAGCCATGGAAGTGGCCGACCGCATCGTGGTCATGAACAAGGGCGTGATCGAACAGATCGGCTCGCCGGGCGAGGTGTACGAGAACCCGTCCAACGACTTCGTCTACCACTTCCTCGGCGACTCCAACCGCCTGAGCCTGGGTGACGAGGGCCATGTGCTGTTCCGGCCGCACGAAGTGTCGTTGTCACGTCAGGAAATCGAAGACCACCATGCCGCAGAAGTCCGCGACATCCGACCGCTGGGCGCGACCACGCGGGTCACGTTGAAAGTGGAAGGGCAGAGCGAACTGATCGAAGCCGAAGTGGTGAAAGACCACGACAGCCTGGTGGGCCTTGCCAAGGGCGAGACGCTGTTCTTCAAACCGAAGGTCTGGCAGAAGCTTTGA
- a CDS encoding DUF962 domain-containing protein translates to MKTLVDHLSQYASYHRDSRNIVTHFVGIPLIVLAVAVLLSRPGWNIGGLWCSPAAVVTLASTVFYLKLDRALGVVMAALLVLCVWAGALLAQQATLVWLSAGVGLFVVGWVIQFIGHYYEGRKPAFIDDVTGLIIGPLFVVAELAFLMGLRKPLQHAIEERSGPVGRHVRKAVV, encoded by the coding sequence ATGAAAACCCTTGTCGATCATCTCAGTCAATACGCGTCCTATCATCGTGATTCGCGCAATATCGTGACGCACTTCGTGGGTATCCCGTTAATTGTGCTCGCGGTGGCGGTGCTGCTGTCGCGTCCGGGCTGGAACATCGGCGGGTTGTGGTGCTCGCCTGCGGCAGTGGTGACGCTGGCGTCGACGGTCTTTTACCTGAAACTCGACCGTGCGCTGGGCGTGGTGATGGCGGCGTTGCTGGTGCTGTGCGTCTGGGCTGGCGCGCTTCTGGCGCAGCAGGCCACCCTGGTCTGGCTGAGTGCGGGGGTCGGGTTGTTCGTGGTCGGCTGGGTGATCCAGTTCATCGGCCATTACTACGAAGGCCGTAAACCGGCGTTTATCGATGACGTGACAGGCCTGATCATCGGCCCGCTGTTCGTGGTCGCCGAACTGGCGTTCCTGATGGGCCTGCGCAAACCCTTGCAGCACGCCATCGAAGAACGCTCCGGCCCGGTAGGGCGACATGTGCGCAAGGCGGTGGTTTAG
- a CDS encoding Crp/Fnr family transcriptional regulator has protein sequence MTNGVLWRSSLLSDYWFSHLPAALQDSVLHAARQVRKTPGKMLFEKGAEPCGLYALLEGNVRIGGAHVQRLGPRHEPIRRPYWFGEVSLFDGMPRRFEVCSLEQTIFLHVPQSFLVSLLDQHPEYWRSFAALLSQKLGLPLQNPDKLRQLPPRSRVAWRLLVLSEGYGPLSHARRLITLDEISSLQGLSLSALLEVLEDLHERKVIRLGIGQLEVFDVEKLRKIANFSKAKAVC, from the coding sequence ATGACAAACGGAGTGCTGTGGCGGTCATCGTTGCTATCCGACTACTGGTTTTCCCATTTGCCTGCCGCGTTGCAGGATAGCGTGCTGCATGCAGCTCGCCAGGTGCGCAAGACGCCCGGCAAGATGCTGTTCGAAAAAGGCGCTGAGCCCTGCGGTCTTTATGCGCTGCTGGAGGGCAACGTGCGCATTGGCGGCGCGCATGTTCAGCGGCTGGGGCCCCGGCATGAGCCGATCCGGCGGCCGTACTGGTTCGGCGAAGTCTCGCTGTTCGACGGGATGCCGCGCCGGTTCGAGGTCTGTTCGCTGGAGCAGACCATCTTTTTGCATGTGCCTCAGTCATTCCTCGTGTCGTTGCTCGACCAGCACCCCGAGTACTGGCGATCATTCGCGGCGCTGCTGAGCCAGAAGCTTGGCTTGCCACTGCAAAATCCCGACAAACTGCGACAGTTGCCGCCCCGATCACGAGTCGCGTGGCGGCTGCTGGTGCTGAGTGAGGGGTATGGCCCGTTGAGTCATGCGCGGCGTCTGATCACGCTCGATGAAATCAGCTCGTTGCAAGGCCTCTCGCTTTCAGCCTTGCTGGAAGTGCTTGAGGACCTGCACGAGCGCAAGGTCATACGCCTGGGCATAGGGCAACTGGAAGTGTTCGACGTCGAGAAATTGCGCAAGATCGCAAACTTTTCCAAGGCGAAGGCGGTTTGCTGA
- the desA gene encoding delta-9 fatty acid desaturase DesA, with the protein MWYNGLLDLSVWQVIAVTLVMTHVTIIGVTVYLHRYSAHRSLELNAGLKHFFRFWLWLTTAQNTREWTAIHRKHHAKCETIDDPHSPVVKGLSTVLRKGAELYREEAQNQDTLRIYGKNCPEDWIERNLYSRYKLLGIALMAVIDVALFGALGITVWAVQMMWIPFWAAGVVNGLGHAVGYRNFECRDAATNLVPWGIVIGGEELHNNHHTYPNSAKLSVKPWEFDMGWAWIKVFSFLRLAKVQRVAPIAHRVEGKGSMDMDTAMAILNNRFQIMAQYRKLVIAPLVAQELGKADESVRHQFRRAKRLLSRETSLLDDKHHLRIQTMLEHSHALKVIYEKRLALQQIWVKTSSNGHDMLSAMKEWIHEAEASGIQSLRDFADQLKTYSLRPAHA; encoded by the coding sequence ATGTGGTACAACGGTTTGCTCGACCTTTCCGTCTGGCAGGTAATAGCAGTCACGCTGGTAATGACCCACGTGACGATTATTGGCGTCACGGTCTATCTGCACCGCTACTCAGCGCACCGCTCGCTTGAACTCAATGCGGGGCTGAAGCACTTCTTCCGTTTCTGGCTGTGGCTGACCACTGCCCAGAACACCCGCGAGTGGACGGCCATCCACCGCAAGCATCACGCGAAATGCGAAACCATCGACGACCCGCACAGCCCGGTCGTCAAGGGCCTGTCCACAGTGCTGCGCAAGGGCGCCGAGCTGTATCGCGAAGAAGCACAGAATCAGGACACCCTGCGCATCTACGGCAAAAACTGCCCGGAAGACTGGATCGAGCGCAATCTGTACTCGCGCTACAAGCTGCTGGGTATCGCCCTGATGGCGGTGATCGATGTGGCCCTGTTCGGCGCCCTCGGCATCACCGTCTGGGCGGTGCAGATGATGTGGATTCCGTTCTGGGCGGCAGGCGTGGTCAACGGCCTTGGCCATGCGGTCGGCTATCGCAATTTCGAGTGCCGTGACGCGGCGACCAATCTGGTGCCGTGGGGCATCGTGATCGGCGGTGAAGAGCTGCACAACAACCACCACACCTATCCCAACTCGGCCAAGCTGTCCGTCAAGCCGTGGGAGTTCGACATGGGCTGGGCCTGGATCAAGGTGTTCAGCTTCCTGCGTCTGGCCAAGGTCCAGCGGGTTGCGCCTATCGCCCACCGGGTCGAAGGCAAGGGCAGCATGGACATGGACACCGCCATGGCGATCCTCAACAACCGGTTTCAGATCATGGCGCAGTACCGCAAGCTGGTGATCGCGCCACTGGTTGCCCAGGAGCTGGGCAAGGCTGACGAATCGGTGCGCCATCAGTTCCGCCGTGCCAAACGGCTGCTGTCACGTGAGACCAGCCTGCTCGATGACAAGCACCACCTGCGTATCCAGACCATGCTGGAACACAGTCACGCGCTGAAGGTGATCTACGAAAAACGCCTCGCGTTGCAGCAGATCTGGGTCAAGACCAGCAGCAATGGTCACGACATGCTGTCAGCCATGAAAGAGTGGATTCACGAAGCCGAAGCCAGTGGCATTCAGTCCCTGCGCGACTTCGCTGACCAGCTGAAAACCTACTCGCTGCGCCCTGCGCACGCCTGA
- the oscA gene encoding sulfur starvation response protein OscA, translating into MSASLRSVDGQDEAAILREIQSALRDLRFGAVEITVHNAQVVQIERKEKFRLQNPAAKQN; encoded by the coding sequence ATGAGCGCATCTCTACGTAGTGTTGACGGTCAGGACGAAGCAGCCATTCTGCGTGAGATACAGAGTGCGTTGCGTGACCTGCGTTTTGGCGCCGTCGAAATCACTGTGCATAACGCACAGGTGGTGCAGATCGAGCGCAAGGAAAAATTCCGTTTGCAGAACCCTGCCGCCAAGCAGAACTGA